The following are from one region of the Elgaria multicarinata webbii isolate HBS135686 ecotype San Diego chromosome 13, rElgMul1.1.pri, whole genome shotgun sequence genome:
- the PPT1 gene encoding palmitoyl-protein thioesterase 1, whose translation MASTRQPVASLLLLLLGGFGWLSSGSSAGPVPLVIWHGMGDSCCNPESMGYIKKIVEQKVPGIYVHSLMIGSNILEDMENSFFMNVNGQVKLVCDKLAKDPKLQGGYNAMGFSQGAQFLRAVLQRCPSPTMFNLISVGGQHQGVYGFPRCPGESSRICDWIRKMLDLGAYDKVVQERLVQAQFWHDPLNEDEYRKSSLFLADINQERGVNQSYKKNLMTLKKFVMVKFLNDTMVDPSASEWFGYYRSGQAKETIPLKETSLYTEDRLGLKEMDQAGKLVFLGTVGDHLRFSKEWFYKNILPFLQ comes from the exons ATGGCGTCGACCAGGCAGCCGGTGGCttcgctcctgctgctgctactgggcgGATTTGGCTGGCTGAGTTCTGGAAGCTCCGCGGGGCCGGTGCCCCTCGTTATCTGGCATGGCATGG gAGATAGCTGCTGCAATCCGGAGAGCATGGGTTACATTAAAAAAATCGTGGAGCAAAAAGTCCCGGGAATTTACGTTCATTCTCTAATGATTGGAAGCAACATACTTGAG GACATGGAGAACAGCTTCTTCATGAACGTGAACGGCCAAGTGAAGCTCGTGTGCGACAAGCTGGCTAAAGACCCCAAGCTACAAGGCGGCTACAACGCCATGGGCTTCTCTCAGGGAGCGCAATTCCT GAGAGCAGTGCTGCAGAGATGTCCGTCTCCCACTATGTTCAACCTGATTTCCGTGGGCGGCCAGCACCAAG GCGTGTACGGATTCCCACGCTGCCCTGGGGAGAGTTCTCGTATCTGTGACTGGATCCGAAAGATGCTGGATCTTGGGGCCTACGACAAGGTGGTCCAAGAGCG ccTGGTCCAAGCACAGTTCTGGCATGACCCACTGAATGAAGATGAATACCGGAAGAGCAGCCTCTTCTTGGCCGACATCAATCAGGAGCGA GGCGTCAACCAGTCTTACAAGAAAAACCTGATGACTTTGAAGAAATTCGTGATGGTGAAGTTCCTCAATGACACCATGGTGGACCCTTCTGCCTCCGAG TGGTTTGGTTACTACCGGAGCGGGCAAGCCAAAGAGACCATTCCCTTGAAAGAAACGTCATTATACACAGAG GATCGTTTGGGACTGAAGGAAATGGACCAAGCTGGGAAACTGGTGTTCTTGGGGACAGTTGGAGACCATCTCCGCTTTTCCAAAGAGTGGTTCTACAAAAACATCTTGCCGTTCCTGCAGTGA